One stretch of Pseudomonas sp. NC02 DNA includes these proteins:
- the znuB gene encoding zinc ABC transporter permease subunit ZnuB, with protein sequence MADFLLYALLAGLALALVAGPLGSFVVWRRMAYFGDTLSHAALLGVAMGFLLDVSPTIAVTVGCLLLAVLLVTLQQRQPLASDTLLGILAPSTLSLGLVVLSFMHEVRIDLMAYLFGDLLAISPTDLAWILGGSAAVLVLLVTLWRPLLAITVHEELATVEGLPVAALRMTLMLLIAVVIAVAMKIVGVLLITSLLIIPAAAAQRHARSPEQMALGASLLGMLAVCGGLALSWFKDTPAGPSIVVTAAALFLLSFVLPRRGV encoded by the coding sequence ATGGCTGATTTTCTGCTCTACGCCCTGCTGGCAGGCTTGGCTCTGGCGCTGGTGGCGGGCCCACTGGGCTCGTTCGTGGTCTGGCGGCGCATGGCCTATTTTGGCGACACCCTGTCCCACGCTGCGCTGCTGGGCGTGGCCATGGGATTTCTGCTGGATGTGAGCCCGACCATTGCCGTCACCGTCGGCTGCCTGCTGCTGGCTGTGCTGCTGGTGACCCTGCAACAGCGTCAGCCGCTGGCCTCCGATACCCTGCTGGGCATCCTGGCCCCAAGCACCTTGTCCCTGGGCCTGGTGGTGCTGAGCTTCATGCATGAAGTGCGCATCGACCTGATGGCCTACCTGTTCGGCGACCTGCTGGCAATCAGCCCCACCGACCTGGCGTGGATTCTAGGTGGCAGCGCGGCAGTGCTGGTGCTGCTGGTGACGCTGTGGCGCCCGCTGCTGGCGATCACCGTTCACGAAGAACTGGCCACCGTCGAAGGCTTGCCCGTGGCGGCGCTGCGCATGACCCTGATGCTGCTGATCGCAGTGGTGATCGCTGTCGCGATGAAGATTGTCGGCGTATTGTTGATCACATCGCTGCTGATCATCCCGGCTGCTGCGGCCCAGCGTCACGCCCGCTCGCCGGAGCAAATGGCGCTCGGCGCCAGCCTTCTGGGGATGCTCGCGGTGTGTGGTGGCTTGGCGCTGTCCTGGTTCAAGGACACCCCGGCCGGGCCGTCGATTGTGGTCACGGCGGCCGCCCTGTTTCTGCTGAGTTTTGTCCTGCCCCGTCGTGGGGTGTAG
- the znuC gene encoding zinc ABC transporter ATP-binding protein ZnuC has translation MSTALIRLEQVGVTFAGQNVLDNIALSVEPGQIVTLIGPNGAGKTTLVRAVLGLLKPDSGSVWRKPKLRVGYMPQKLHVDPTLPLSVLRFLRLVPGVDRARAQSALKEVGAEQVIDSPVQSISGGEMQRVLLARALLREPELLVLDEPVQGVDVAGQAELYSLITRLRDRHGCGVLMVSHDLHLVMSTTDQVVCLNRHVCCSGHPEQVSGDPAFVELFGKNAQSLAIYHHHHDHAHDLHGAVVDDSTASHTHVHGDSCKHG, from the coding sequence ATGAGCACTGCGTTAATCCGCCTGGAGCAGGTCGGGGTCACGTTCGCCGGGCAAAACGTGCTGGACAACATCGCCCTGAGCGTCGAGCCAGGTCAGATCGTCACGCTGATCGGCCCCAACGGTGCCGGCAAGACCACCCTGGTGCGCGCCGTACTCGGCCTGCTCAAGCCCGACAGCGGCAGCGTGTGGCGCAAGCCGAAGCTGCGAGTTGGCTACATGCCGCAGAAGCTGCATGTGGACCCGACCTTGCCCCTCTCGGTGCTGCGCTTCCTGCGCCTGGTGCCCGGTGTCGACCGTGCCCGCGCACAGTCCGCCCTCAAGGAAGTGGGCGCCGAACAGGTGATCGACAGCCCGGTGCAAAGCATCTCCGGCGGCGAAATGCAGCGCGTGCTGCTGGCCCGCGCCCTGCTGCGCGAGCCGGAATTGCTGGTACTGGATGAACCCGTACAGGGCGTCGACGTCGCCGGCCAGGCCGAGCTGTACAGCCTGATCACCCGCCTGCGGGACCGCCATGGCTGCGGCGTGCTGATGGTCTCCCACGACCTGCACCTGGTGATGAGCACCACCGACCAGGTGGTGTGCCTCAATCGCCACGTGTGCTGCTCCGGCCACCCGGAACAGGTCAGCGGCGATCCGGCTTTTGTCGAGCTGTTCGGCAAGAACGCCCAGAGCCTGGCGATCTACCACCACCATCACGACCACGCCCATGACCTGCATGGCGCTGTAGTCGATGACTCCACCGCATCCCACACCCACGTTCATGGAGATAGCTGCAAGCATGGCTGA
- a CDS encoding Fur family transcriptional regulator: protein MPKTPLASRPHDHSHCVHSALSEADALCARQGLRLTALRRRVLELVWQSHKPLGAYDILGVLSEQDGRRAAPPTVYRALDFLLDNGLVHRISSLNAFVGCNHPEHAHQGQFLICRECHAAIELEQKSISDSIIKSAGDVGFKVEGQTVEVVGVCSGCQGA from the coding sequence ATGCCTAAAACACCGCTTGCCAGCCGTCCCCATGACCACTCTCACTGCGTGCACAGCGCACTGTCAGAGGCCGACGCCTTGTGCGCGCGCCAAGGCCTGCGCCTGACCGCCCTGCGTCGCCGGGTGCTGGAGCTGGTGTGGCAAAGCCACAAGCCGCTGGGTGCCTACGACATCCTCGGCGTGCTCAGCGAGCAGGACGGCCGCCGCGCCGCGCCGCCCACGGTGTACCGCGCGCTGGACTTCCTGCTGGACAACGGCCTGGTGCACCGCATCTCGTCGCTCAACGCCTTTGTCGGCTGCAACCACCCGGAACACGCGCACCAGGGCCAGTTCCTGATTTGCCGCGAGTGCCACGCCGCCATCGAACTTGAGCAAAAAAGCATCAGCGACAGTATCATCAAGAGCGCCGGCGACGTCGGCTTCAAGGTCGAAGGGCAAACCGTCGAAGTCGTCGGTGTGTGCTCGGGCTGCCAGGGGGCTTGA
- a CDS encoding zinc ABC transporter substrate-binding protein, producing the protein MVIVSRLFPVFVVFVTSLLLAGAAQAEVRVLTSIKPLQLIAAAVQDGVAIPEVLLPPGASPHNYALRPSDVRRVQSVDLLYWIGPDMESFLPRVLKGRSLPTVAVQDLPGMKLRRFAEDSHSHAEDADEHDHDHRPGSLDAHLWLSTVNARVIANRMAADLSAADPANAERYQSNVKAFDGRMDALDARLKARMADVAGKPYFVFHEAFDYFEDAYGLKHTGVFSVAAEVQPGAQHVAAMRTRLQEVGKTCVFSEPPLRPRLAETLVAGLPVKLAELDALGGYTPASAQGYEQVLEKLGNDLAGCLESL; encoded by the coding sequence GTGGTCATCGTGTCCAGACTTTTTCCCGTTTTTGTCGTATTTGTCACCAGTTTGCTGCTTGCCGGTGCCGCTCAGGCGGAGGTTCGGGTGCTGACCAGCATCAAACCGTTACAACTGATTGCTGCTGCTGTGCAGGATGGCGTGGCGATTCCCGAGGTATTGCTGCCGCCGGGCGCTTCGCCGCATAACTATGCGTTGCGGCCTTCCGACGTACGGCGCGTGCAGTCGGTGGACCTGCTGTATTGGATCGGCCCGGACATGGAAAGCTTTCTGCCGCGTGTCTTGAAAGGCCGCAGCTTGCCGACGGTGGCGGTGCAGGACCTTCCGGGAATGAAACTGCGTCGGTTCGCCGAAGATAGCCACTCCCATGCTGAAGATGCCGACGAACATGATCATGACCATCGCCCGGGCAGCCTGGATGCGCATTTGTGGCTGTCGACGGTCAACGCCCGGGTGATTGCGAACCGCATGGCGGCGGATCTCAGCGCTGCCGACCCGGCGAACGCCGAGCGTTACCAGAGCAACGTGAAGGCCTTTGATGGCCGTATGGATGCACTGGACGCGCGCTTGAAGGCACGTATGGCGGACGTCGCCGGCAAGCCGTACTTCGTGTTCCATGAAGCCTTCGATTACTTCGAAGATGCCTACGGCCTCAAGCACACCGGAGTGTTCAGCGTGGCCGCAGAAGTGCAGCCGGGTGCCCAGCATGTGGCAGCGATGCGTACGCGTTTGCAGGAAGTGGGCAAGACTTGTGTGTTCAGCGAGCCGCCGTTGCGCCCGCGCCTTGCGGAAACGCTGGTGGCGGGTTTGCCGGTGAAGCTGGCGGAGCTGGATGCGTTGGGCGGCTACACGCCGGCCTCCGCCCAGGGGTATGAGCAGGTGCTGGAGAAGCTGGGGAATGACCTGGCTGGGTGCCTGGAGTCGCTCTGA
- a CDS encoding homoserine kinase yields MSVFTPLARPELETFLAPYGLGRLLDFQGIAAGSENTNFFISLEQGEFVLTLVERGPVQEMPFFIELLDVLHDADLPVPYALRTTDGVALRELAGKPALLQPRLAGKHIKDANAQHCVQVGELLGHLHLATQGEKVLERKTDRGLDWMLSEGAQLISHLDAEQRGLLQAALDEIEAHKAQILALPRANIHADLFRDNAMFEGTHLTGLIDFYNACSGPMLYDVAIALNDWCSDADGVIDGQRARALLGAYAGLRPFTAKEAELWPTMLRVACVRFWLSRLIAAESFAGQDVLIHDPREFQVRLAQRQQVKTPLPFAL; encoded by the coding sequence ATGTCTGTGTTCACCCCCCTGGCTCGGCCCGAGCTGGAAACCTTTCTTGCCCCTTACGGGCTCGGCCGCCTGCTTGATTTCCAGGGGATTGCCGCTGGTAGTGAAAACACCAATTTCTTCATCAGCCTGGAACAGGGCGAATTTGTCCTGACCCTGGTCGAGCGCGGCCCCGTGCAGGAAATGCCGTTCTTCATCGAACTGCTGGACGTGCTCCACGACGCTGATTTGCCAGTGCCTTACGCCCTGCGTACCACCGACGGCGTGGCCTTGCGCGAGTTGGCGGGCAAACCGGCGCTGCTGCAACCGCGCCTGGCGGGCAAGCACATCAAGGACGCCAACGCCCAGCATTGCGTGCAAGTGGGCGAATTGCTCGGCCACCTGCACCTGGCCACCCAAGGCGAGAAGGTGCTGGAACGCAAGACCGATCGCGGGCTGGACTGGATGCTCAGCGAAGGCGCGCAACTGATTTCGCACCTCGACGCGGAACAACGCGGCCTGTTGCAAGCGGCGCTGGATGAGATCGAGGCGCACAAGGCGCAGATCCTCGCGCTGCCCCGGGCAAACATCCACGCCGACCTGTTTCGCGACAACGCGATGTTCGAAGGCACGCACCTGACCGGGCTGATCGACTTCTACAACGCCTGCTCGGGGCCGATGCTGTACGACGTGGCGATCGCCCTGAACGACTGGTGCTCGGACGCCGACGGCGTGATCGACGGCCAACGGGCACGGGCGTTGCTGGGGGCTTATGCGGGCTTGCGACCGTTTACCGCCAAGGAAGCGGAGCTGTGGCCGACCATGCTGCGTGTGGCCTGTGTGCGGTTCTGGCTGTCACGCCTGATTGCGGCTGAATCGTTCGCCGGGCAGGACGTGCTGATTCACGACCCGCGCGAGTTTCAGGTGCGCCTGGCGCAACGCCAGCAGGTCAAGACCCCGCTGCCGTTCGCGCTGTAA
- a CDS encoding DUF2782 domain-containing protein — MRTVNRLLLTGLIALTPMVAMAADTAPSGDPEVTIRTEGDKTIQEYRQNGFLYAIKVTQKGFPPYFLVRADGTDANFIRSDQPDMLIPSWKIFEWK, encoded by the coding sequence ATGCGTACAGTAAATCGCCTGTTGTTGACCGGCTTGATTGCACTCACTCCGATGGTGGCCATGGCGGCAGATACTGCCCCTTCGGGCGACCCGGAAGTCACCATTCGCACGGAAGGCGACAAGACCATCCAGGAATACCGCCAGAATGGTTTCCTGTACGCGATCAAGGTGACCCAGAAAGGCTTTCCGCCTTACTTCCTGGTGCGCGCGGACGGAACCGATGCGAACTTCATCCGCTCTGACCAGCCGGATATGCTGATCCCGTCATGGAAGATCTTCGAATGGAAATGA
- the polA gene encoding DNA polymerase I — protein MSQAPLVLVDGSSYLYRAFHALPPLTTSKGLPTGAVKGVLNMLKSLRRQYPNSPFAVVFDAKGGTFRDELYAEYKANRASMPDDMRVQIEPLHQSVIALGFPLLCVEGVEADDVIGTLARSSAAADRPVVISTGDKDMAQLVDGHITLVNTMTGSAMDVEGVKEKFGVAPEQIIDYLALMGDSSDNIPGVPGIGPKTASGLLVGVNGGLKELYEQLDIVPTLPIRGAKTLVAKLEEHKASAFLSYELATIKIDVPLDVGLDDLHLIEPDREKLLELYTLLEFKSWIDEIQRDAKRVELSAAPSAAVAEEAVEVVAPVSVEPVYETILTQAQFDAWLKKLNDAKLFAFDTETTGIDAQKAQLVGVSFAVQAHEAAYIPLTHSYIGAPEQLDRDTVLLALKPLLEDPEKLKVGQHAKFDMNILANCAIGGDPALGITVRGIAFDTMLESYVLNSVATRHDMDSLAKKYLDHDTVSFQDIAGKGAKQLTFDQIALEQAGPYAAEDADVTLRLHQELHKQLAAIPSLASVLSDIEMPLVPVLARIERQGALVDAALLGIQSIELGNKMVDLERQAYEIAGEEFNLGSPKQLGAILYEKLGLPVLKKTGKGQASTAEEVLAKLAEDDYPLPKVLMQYRSMSKLKSTYTDRLPEQINSRTGRVHTSYHQAVAATGRLSSSDPNLQNIPVRTAEGRRIRQAFVAPKGYKLLAADYSQIELRIMAHLSKDEGLLNAFRDDLDVHTATAAEVFKVELAEVTSNQRRSAKAINFGLIYGMGAQKLGKDIGVDTKTAKAYIDVYFARYPGVREYMERTRAQAADQGYVETLFGRRLYLPEINSNKPQERAGAERTAINAPMQGTAADIIKKAMVKVDNWLTDSGLDAKVILQVHDELVLEVREDLVAEVSARIREHMSEAAKLDVPLVVDVGVGDNWDEAH, from the coding sequence ATGAGCCAAGCCCCCCTCGTCCTGGTGGACGGTTCTTCTTACCTGTACCGCGCCTTTCACGCGCTGCCGCCGCTCACCACTTCCAAAGGCCTGCCTACCGGCGCGGTCAAGGGCGTGTTGAACATGCTCAAAAGCCTGCGCAGGCAATACCCGAACAGTCCGTTCGCGGTGGTGTTCGACGCCAAGGGCGGGACATTTCGCGATGAGCTGTACGCCGAATACAAGGCCAACCGCGCGAGCATGCCCGATGACATGCGCGTGCAGATCGAGCCGCTGCACCAGAGCGTGATCGCCCTGGGCTTCCCGCTGCTGTGCGTCGAAGGCGTCGAAGCGGACGACGTGATCGGCACCCTGGCCCGCAGCAGCGCGGCCGCCGACCGTCCGGTGGTGATTTCCACCGGCGACAAGGACATGGCGCAACTGGTCGACGGGCACATTACCTTGGTCAACACCATGACCGGTAGCGCCATGGACGTTGAGGGCGTGAAGGAGAAATTCGGTGTCGCTCCCGAGCAGATCATCGATTACCTCGCGTTGATGGGCGATTCGTCCGACAACATCCCGGGCGTTCCGGGCATTGGTCCGAAGACGGCTTCCGGCCTGTTGGTAGGCGTCAACGGCGGCTTGAAGGAGCTCTACGAGCAGCTCGATATCGTGCCGACCTTGCCGATTCGTGGTGCCAAGACCCTGGTCGCCAAACTGGAAGAGCATAAGGCGAGTGCGTTCCTGTCCTACGAGCTGGCGACGATCAAGATCGACGTGCCGCTGGACGTGGGCCTGGATGATTTGCACCTGATCGAGCCGGATCGCGAGAAGCTGCTGGAGCTGTATACGCTGCTGGAGTTCAAGAGCTGGATTGACGAGATTCAACGCGATGCCAAGCGCGTCGAGTTGAGCGCTGCTCCTTCGGCCGCGGTCGCCGAGGAAGCGGTTGAGGTGGTCGCGCCGGTTTCTGTAGAGCCGGTGTACGAAACCATCCTCACCCAGGCTCAGTTTGATGCCTGGCTGAAGAAGCTCAACGACGCCAAGCTGTTCGCCTTCGATACCGAGACCACCGGGATCGACGCCCAGAAAGCGCAACTGGTGGGTGTGTCGTTTGCCGTGCAGGCCCATGAAGCAGCCTACATTCCGCTGACCCACTCCTACATCGGCGCGCCGGAACAGCTGGATCGGGACACCGTGCTGCTGGCCCTGAAGCCGTTGCTCGAAGACCCGGAAAAACTCAAGGTCGGCCAGCACGCCAAGTTCGACATGAATATCCTGGCCAACTGCGCCATCGGTGGTGACCCGGCACTCGGCATCACCGTGCGCGGCATTGCCTTCGACACCATGCTTGAATCCTATGTGCTGAACTCCGTGGCGACGCGCCACGACATGGACAGCCTGGCGAAGAAGTACCTGGACCACGACACCGTCAGCTTCCAGGACATCGCCGGCAAAGGCGCCAAGCAGCTGACCTTTGACCAGATTGCCCTGGAGCAAGCCGGCCCTTACGCGGCGGAAGACGCGGATGTGACCCTGCGTTTGCACCAGGAACTGCACAAGCAGCTTGCCGCTATTCCTTCCCTGGCCAGCGTATTGTCCGACATCGAGATGCCGCTGGTGCCCGTGCTGGCGCGCATTGAGCGTCAGGGCGCCCTGGTGGATGCCGCCTTGCTGGGCATCCAGAGCATCGAGCTGGGCAACAAGATGGTAGACCTCGAGCGCCAGGCGTATGAAATCGCCGGCGAGGAATTCAACCTGGGCTCGCCCAAGCAGTTGGGTGCGATTCTCTACGAGAAACTCGGGCTGCCGGTGTTGAAGAAGACCGGCAAGGGCCAGGCCTCGACGGCCGAGGAAGTCTTGGCCAAATTGGCTGAAGATGACTACCCACTGCCGAAAGTGCTGATGCAGTACCGCAGCATGAGCAAGTTGAAAAGCACCTACACCGACCGTTTGCCGGAGCAGATCAACTCGCGCACCGGTCGCGTGCACACGTCCTATCACCAGGCCGTAGCAGCAACCGGGCGCCTGTCCTCCAGCGATCCAAACCTGCAGAACATTCCGGTGCGTACCGCTGAAGGCCGGCGTATCCGCCAGGCATTTGTCGCGCCCAAGGGCTACAAGCTGCTGGCGGCGGACTACTCGCAGATCGAGCTGCGCATCATGGCGCATTTATCGAAGGACGAAGGCTTGCTGAATGCGTTCCGCGACGACCTGGACGTGCACACCGCCACGGCGGCCGAGGTGTTCAAGGTTGAGTTGGCTGAGGTCACGTCCAATCAGCGTCGCAGTGCCAAGGCGATCAACTTTGGCCTGATCTACGGCATGGGCGCGCAGAAGCTGGGCAAGGACATCGGCGTCGACACCAAGACCGCCAAGGCTTATATCGATGTGTACTTCGCCCGTTACCCGGGGGTGCGCGAGTACATGGAGCGCACCCGTGCCCAGGCGGCTGATCAGGGTTATGTGGAAACCCTGTTCGGGCGCCGCCTGTACCTGCCGGAGATCAATTCCAACAAGCCTCAGGAGCGTGCTGGCGCCGAGCGTACGGCAATCAACGCGCCGATGCAGGGCACTGCGGCCGATATCATCAAGAAGGCCATGGTCAAGGTCGACAACTGGCTGACGGACTCGGGCCTGGACGCCAAGGTCATCCTTCAAGTGCACGATGAATTGGTGCTGGAGGTACGTGAGGACCTGGTGGCTGAAGTCAGCGCGAGGATTCGTGAACACATGAGCGAGGCGGCAAAGCTGGATGTGCCGCTGGTGGTAGACGTCGGCGTGGGCGACAACTGGGACGAAGCGCACTAA
- the yihA gene encoding ribosome biogenesis GTP-binding protein YihA/YsxC: protein MQLKNPILGLCQQSTFMLSAAKVDQCPDDEGFEVAFAGRSNAGKSSALNTLTHASLARTSKTPGRTQLLNFFKLDDDRRLVDLPGYGYAKVPIPLKLHWQRHLEAYLGGRESLKGLILMMDIRHPMTDFDLLMLDWAVASGMPMHVLLTKADKLTYGAAKNTLLKVQAEIRKGWGDAVTIQLFSAPKRMGLEDAYTVLAGWMELADKGSEAAE from the coding sequence ATGCAACTCAAGAATCCCATCCTCGGCCTGTGCCAACAGTCCACCTTCATGCTCAGCGCCGCCAAAGTCGACCAATGCCCCGATGACGAAGGCTTCGAAGTCGCATTCGCCGGCCGCTCCAACGCCGGCAAGTCCAGCGCGCTGAACACCCTGACCCACGCCAGCCTGGCCCGTACCTCGAAAACCCCGGGGCGCACACAGCTCCTCAACTTCTTCAAGCTAGACGATGATCGGCGTCTGGTCGACCTGCCGGGCTACGGTTATGCAAAAGTACCTATCCCGCTGAAGCTGCACTGGCAGCGTCACCTCGAAGCGTATCTGGGTGGCCGGGAGAGTTTGAAGGGTTTGATTCTGATGATGGACATCCGTCATCCAATGACCGACTTCGACCTGTTGATGCTCGATTGGGCCGTCGCCAGCGGCATGCCGATGCACGTCCTGCTGACCAAGGCCGACAAATTGACCTACGGCGCAGCGAAAAACACCCTGCTCAAAGTGCAGGCAGAAATCCGTAAGGGTTGGGGTGATGCGGTGACTATCCAGTTGTTCTCGGCGCCAAAACGCATGGGGCTGGAAGATGCCTACACTGTATTGGCAGGTTGGATGGAACTGGCTGACAAGGGTTCGGAAGCCGCCGAGTAA
- a CDS encoding cytochrome c5 family protein: MTKWLLAFGFLMPLYSAQATQEPEAVYNRFCGACHAGQLPNAPGRGDQAAWKPRLAQGMDTLVQHVTQGFKAMPPRGLCMDCSTEDYHAVIQLMVSEPGP, encoded by the coding sequence ATGACCAAGTGGCTGCTGGCCTTCGGTTTCTTGATGCCACTTTACAGTGCGCAGGCTACACAGGAACCGGAGGCTGTGTACAACCGCTTTTGCGGGGCCTGCCATGCCGGACAGCTGCCCAACGCCCCTGGACGGGGTGACCAGGCAGCCTGGAAGCCAAGATTGGCTCAAGGTATGGACACGCTGGTGCAACACGTGACCCAGGGTTTCAAGGCGATGCCGCCGCGTGGTTTGTGCATGGACTGCAGTACCGAGGATTACCATGCCGTCATTCAGTTGATGGTGAGTGAACCCGGTCCATAA
- a CDS encoding cytochrome c4 → MNKLIVSLLLTLGITGVAHAAGDATAGQAKAAVCGACHGPDGNSPAPNFPKLAGQGERYLTKQMHDIKDGKRTVLEMTGLLTNLSDQDLADIAAYFASQKGSVGAADPKLVARGEELFRGGNLEKGMPSCLGCHSPNGAGLAAAGFPHLSGQHAQYIGKQLTDFREGNRTNDGDTKIMQSIAAKLSNKDIEAVSQYIQGLH, encoded by the coding sequence ATGAACAAACTGATCGTGAGTCTGCTGTTGACCCTGGGCATCACCGGTGTTGCCCATGCCGCAGGCGACGCCACTGCTGGCCAGGCGAAAGCCGCCGTATGTGGTGCTTGCCATGGACCGGACGGTAATAGCCCGGCGCCTAACTTTCCAAAACTGGCCGGCCAGGGTGAGCGTTACCTGACCAAGCAGATGCACGACATCAAGGATGGCAAGCGTACGGTCCTGGAAATGACCGGCTTGTTGACCAACCTCAGCGATCAGGACCTGGCGGATATCGCGGCGTATTTTGCCAGCCAGAAAGGCAGTGTGGGAGCTGCTGATCCGAAACTGGTGGCCCGCGGTGAAGAATTGTTCCGCGGCGGCAACCTGGAAAAAGGCATGCCTTCCTGCCTCGGCTGCCACTCGCCTAACGGCGCAGGCCTTGCTGCCGCTGGCTTCCCGCACTTGAGCGGCCAGCATGCCCAGTACATCGGCAAACAGCTGACAGACTTCCGCGAAGGCAATCGCACCAATGACGGCGATACCAAGATCATGCAGAGCATCGCCGCGAAACTCAGCAACAAGGACATCGAAGCCGTGTCCCAATACATCCAGGGCCTGCACTAA
- a CDS encoding thiol:disulfide interchange protein DsbA/DsbL — translation MRNLILSAALVTASLFGMTAQAADNVPLEAGKTYVELANPVPVSVPGKIEVVELFWYGCPHCYAFEPVINPWVEKLPEDVNFKRIPALFGGPWDAHGQLFITLDTMGVEHKVHAAVFNAIQKEGKRLVKPEDMADFVATQGVDKTKFLETFNSFAVKGKMAQYKELAQKYGVQGVPTLIVNGKYRFDIGSAGGEEQALNVADQLIAKERAAK, via the coding sequence ATGCGTAATCTGATCCTCAGCGCCGCTCTCGTCACTGCCAGCCTTTTCGGCATGACCGCACAAGCTGCCGATAATGTGCCGCTTGAAGCCGGTAAAACCTACGTTGAGCTGGCCAATCCTGTGCCGGTTTCCGTACCGGGCAAGATCGAAGTGGTGGAGCTGTTCTGGTATGGCTGCCCGCATTGCTACGCTTTTGAGCCAGTCATCAATCCGTGGGTCGAGAAGCTGCCTGAGGACGTGAACTTCAAACGTATTCCTGCCCTGTTCGGCGGCCCATGGGACGCCCACGGCCAGCTGTTCATTACGCTGGACACCATGGGTGTAGAACACAAGGTTCACGCGGCTGTCTTCAATGCCATCCAGAAAGAAGGCAAGCGCCTTGTGAAGCCTGAAGACATGGCCGATTTCGTCGCCACCCAAGGCGTCGACAAAACCAAGTTCCTGGAGACATTCAACTCGTTCGCTGTGAAGGGCAAGATGGCCCAATACAAGGAACTGGCCCAGAAATACGGCGTGCAAGGCGTACCGACGCTGATCGTCAACGGCAAATACCGCTTTGACATCGGCAGTGCCGGCGGCGAAGAGCAGGCGCTGAACGTGGCCGACCAATTGATCGCCAAAGAGCGCGCAGCCAAGTAA
- a CDS encoding endonuclease/exonuclease/phosphatase family protein, which translates to MRRWGTERVVGLHDPKVNEHHLESTGLPADSRLRLLSFNIQVGISTEKYRHYLTRGWQHLLPHNGRAGNLQKIGDLLGDFDLVALQEADGGSLRSGYINQVEHLAQLGAFPYWYQQLNRNLGKLGQHSNGVLSRLKPWAIEDHPLPGPKGRGAILVRFGEGPEALVVVMMHLALGARTRTLQLAYIRELIGNYKHQVLMGDMNTHASDLLQNSPLRDLGLLAPQVEATFPSWRPQRCLDHILLSPTLTLESVQVLAQPISDHLPVAVEIRLPGSLTADALPALSPGPRGPLA; encoded by the coding sequence ATGCGTCGCTGGGGTACTGAACGTGTCGTTGGCCTGCATGACCCGAAGGTCAACGAACATCACCTGGAATCCACGGGCCTGCCGGCTGACAGTCGGTTGCGCCTGCTCAGTTTCAATATCCAGGTGGGTATCAGTACCGAGAAATACCGGCATTACCTGACCCGTGGCTGGCAGCACCTGCTGCCCCACAATGGGCGTGCCGGCAATCTGCAAAAGATCGGCGACCTGCTGGGTGACTTCGACCTGGTAGCCCTGCAGGAGGCCGATGGTGGCAGCCTGCGTTCCGGCTACATCAACCAGGTCGAGCACCTTGCCCAGCTCGGTGCCTTTCCCTACTGGTATCAACAACTCAATCGCAACCTCGGCAAACTCGGCCAGCACAGCAATGGTGTGCTCAGCCGTCTGAAACCGTGGGCGATCGAGGACCACCCGTTGCCTGGCCCGAAAGGCCGCGGTGCAATTCTCGTACGATTCGGCGAAGGGCCGGAAGCATTGGTCGTGGTGATGATGCACCTCGCGTTGGGGGCACGAACCCGCACCCTGCAGTTGGCCTACATCCGCGAGTTGATTGGCAACTACAAACACCAAGTGCTGATGGGGGACATGAACACCCACGCCAGCGACCTGCTACAGAATTCCCCGTTGCGCGACCTTGGGTTGCTGGCGCCGCAAGTCGAAGCCACCTTTCCCAGCTGGCGACCGCAACGTTGTCTTGATCACATCCTGCTCAGCCCGACCCTGACACTCGAAAGTGTGCAGGTACTGGCGCAGCCCATCTCCGATCACCTGCCCGTCGCGGTAGAGATTCGTCTGCCGGGTTCGCTCACGGCTGATGCATTGCCCGCGTTGAGCCCCGGCCCTCGCGGACCCCTTGCATGA